The Bacteroidales bacterium genome includes a window with the following:
- a CDS encoding rhodanese-like domain-containing protein: MNDSDHKMLNTGALIFVGVTLLVMFLQYIAGPGYKASNTEVLANAGGSERWMLPHQFRSIIENDQLQNYLLVDLRPREEFNQGSLPGAVNIPFENLLETKSMKSLKTNQPVLLFSGREAQSSVAGLLLYGEGFSNVFVLANNYSYIKDNVLGKFEPSTAFTHEEKARYDYHRFFKATPKPSSQPAASQPKIIETQVVSVEGGC; this comes from the coding sequence ATGAACGATTCAGATCATAAAATGCTAAATACCGGCGCACTGATTTTTGTTGGCGTAACACTATTGGTGATGTTTTTGCAATATATTGCCGGACCGGGCTACAAAGCCAGCAACACCGAAGTGCTTGCAAATGCAGGCGGTTCTGAAAGATGGATGTTGCCTCACCAGTTTCGCAGCATCATAGAAAACGATCAGTTACAAAATTACCTGCTCGTTGACCTTCGCCCAAGGGAAGAATTTAACCAGGGAAGTCTGCCTGGTGCTGTGAATATTCCTTTTGAGAATTTACTTGAAACAAAATCAATGAAATCATTGAAAACCAATCAACCGGTTTTACTTTTCTCAGGTAGGGAGGCACAATCGTCTGTTGCCGGCTTATTATTATATGGCGAAGGCTTCAGCAATGTATTTGTTTTGGCCAACAATTATAGCTACATAAAGGATAATGTGCTTGGCAAATTTGAACCATCAACTGCGTTTACGCACGAGGAAAAAGCGCGCTACGATTATCACAGGTTTTTCAAAGCAACACCAAAACCATCTTCACAGCCTGCTGCCTCACAACCCAAAATTATCGAAACGCAGGTAGTTAGTGTTGAGGGAGGGTGCTGA
- a CDS encoding rhodanese-like domain-containing protein: protein MKLKILTTLFGIAFIAGMFFSCGSNDNAASEPIASTEKTRLLLEWFEKNGNYINSPEIPSITDAQNVWAMREENIQIIDLRTPEEFSEGHIEHAVNVQAGNILDYFTHSINPKAFKSIFLVCNDLNISGYVCGVLRILGYDNVSAIRFGMSGWDRGISEKFWLANISSHLVGKLETTSNPKNKAGDYPGILSSGTSGFEVALERAAEVLKHDPKDYNISLKELSANPGDYYTVCYWPEDKYTSNGHLQGAIQYEPKKSLSRDTQLNTLPLDKQIVVYCYSGQHSTYVAAYLRMLGYDARSLSYGANGFIHEVMARTEPRPTRTFTEKLIQELPIVKQGLPAPGQQKAKEFETVTVQGGC, encoded by the coding sequence ATGAAACTGAAGATTCTAACAACATTATTTGGGATTGCGTTCATTGCGGGGATGTTTTTTTCCTGCGGCAGCAATGATAATGCAGCCAGTGAGCCAATTGCATCAACCGAAAAGACCAGGCTTCTGCTCGAATGGTTCGAAAAAAACGGCAACTACATCAACAGCCCCGAAATCCCCTCCATCACGGATGCGCAGAATGTGTGGGCTATGCGTGAGGAAAACATTCAAATCATTGACCTGCGCACGCCTGAAGAATTCAGCGAAGGCCATATAGAGCATGCGGTGAATGTTCAGGCTGGAAACATCCTGGATTATTTTACCCACAGTATTAATCCCAAGGCCTTCAAAAGCATCTTTTTGGTTTGCAACGACCTGAATATCTCCGGGTATGTTTGTGGTGTACTGCGTATACTGGGTTACGATAATGTTTCAGCAATCCGGTTTGGAATGAGTGGTTGGGATCGCGGTATATCAGAAAAATTCTGGCTTGCTAACATCAGCAGCCACCTGGTTGGGAAACTCGAAACCACTTCCAATCCTAAAAACAAAGCAGGAGATTATCCAGGTATTCTATCTTCAGGAACCTCTGGCTTTGAAGTTGCTTTGGAGCGTGCGGCTGAGGTCTTAAAACACGATCCCAAAGATTATAATATTTCATTGAAAGAACTTTCGGCAAATCCGGGTGATTATTATACAGTCTGCTACTGGCCCGAAGATAAATACACCAGCAACGGCCATCTTCAGGGTGCAATCCAATATGAACCCAAGAAATCCCTCAGCCGCGATACACAACTGAATACGCTTCCGTTGGATAAACAAATTGTTGTTTACTGTTACTCAGGACAGCACAGCACCTATGTTGCCGCTTACCTGCGCATGTTGGGTTACGATGCCCGATCCCTCTCCTATGGCGCCAACGGGTTTATCCATGAAGTTATGGCCCGAACCGAACCAAGACCAACGCGCACATTTACTGAAAAGCTAATCCAGGAATTGCCGATAGTGAAGCAAGGCTTGCCAGCACCAGGACAGCAAAAAGCAAAAGAGTTTGAAACGGTAACTGTTCAAGGGGGATGCTGA
- a CDS encoding tetrathionate reductase family octaheme c-type cytochrome — MQNFRTIITFLLAVIAPLIIITVVLREANTDNSKLESLREEYSAILQPGVDHGKHEILQQEFTNPHLITAACLSCHTERGKEVLGNAHWKWEREAFIPGKGVTYLGKKSLINNFCTGIASNEGSCNRCHIGYGWKDKSFDFTNEFNIDCLVCHDNTGTYEKAKGGAGYPVMGPDGPDFKNILANVGKPSRTNCGYCHFHGGGGNNVKHGDLEMALLTADRTIDVHMGVDGMNMQCVACHPAENHQMLGRYYGVSSSNTQRATCEQCHTAVPHTSSKLNEHTVKVACQTCHIPVYAKVNATKMSWDWSTATRRKEGLPYQELDSLGNELFTSIKGDFTWQRMVEPEYVWHNGTADHHLCMEKIDLNDLPLKINTLFGEYRDRNSKIYPTKVHRGTQPYDTENLTIIQPKLWDAEPGKGALWIDLDWEESLKRGMEYAELPYSGKHDFIPTEMFLPVNHMVSLASESLQCKDCHTRYDGRLKNLTDFYMPGRDYNAGIETFGQLLIILSLLGVIMHGSVRFITHKRKEDKVK; from the coding sequence ATGCAGAATTTTCGAACCATTATCACTTTCCTTCTTGCCGTAATTGCACCGCTCATCATCATCACTGTGGTGTTGCGCGAAGCCAATACTGACAATTCAAAATTGGAATCGTTACGTGAAGAATACTCCGCGATACTACAACCGGGCGTGGATCATGGAAAGCATGAGATCTTACAGCAAGAATTTACCAATCCGCATCTGATAACTGCTGCCTGCCTTAGCTGCCACACCGAGCGTGGAAAAGAAGTGTTGGGCAATGCCCACTGGAAGTGGGAACGCGAGGCATTTATTCCGGGTAAAGGCGTTACTTACCTAGGTAAAAAGTCATTGATCAACAATTTTTGCACTGGCATTGCCTCCAATGAAGGTTCCTGCAACCGCTGTCATATCGGCTATGGCTGGAAAGATAAAAGCTTCGATTTCACCAACGAATTCAATATTGACTGCCTTGTTTGTCACGACAATACCGGCACTTACGAGAAAGCAAAGGGTGGAGCCGGTTACCCGGTGATGGGACCTGATGGCCCAGATTTCAAGAATATTTTAGCCAATGTGGGTAAGCCTTCCCGAACCAATTGTGGTTATTGTCATTTTCATGGCGGGGGAGGCAACAATGTTAAGCACGGCGATCTTGAAATGGCGCTGCTCACTGCGGATCGAACTATTGATGTGCACATGGGCGTAGATGGAATGAACATGCAATGCGTAGCCTGTCATCCAGCTGAGAACCATCAGATGCTGGGCAGGTATTACGGCGTTTCCTCTTCGAACACGCAGCGAGCCACCTGCGAGCAGTGCCATACCGCCGTTCCACACACAAGTAGTAAACTTAACGAACACACGGTAAAGGTAGCTTGCCAAACCTGCCATATCCCGGTTTACGCAAAAGTAAATGCCACCAAAATGTCATGGGATTGGTCAACAGCCACACGAAGGAAAGAAGGTTTGCCTTACCAGGAGCTTGACTCACTGGGCAACGAACTTTTTACATCTATCAAAGGCGATTTCACCTGGCAGCGTATGGTCGAGCCTGAATACGTCTGGCATAACGGAACTGCTGATCATCACCTTTGTATGGAGAAAATTGATTTAAACGATCTGCCTTTGAAGATCAATACGCTCTTTGGCGAATACCGCGATCGTAATAGTAAGATTTATCCCACCAAAGTTCACAGGGGAACACAACCTTATGATACCGAGAACCTAACCATCATCCAACCAAAACTATGGGATGCAGAACCCGGCAAGGGAGCCTTATGGATTGACCTTGACTGGGAAGAATCATTGAAAAGAGGAATGGAATATGCTGAATTACCTTACAGCGGAAAACATGATTTTATTCCAACCGAAATGTTTTTACCTGTGAACCACATGGTTTCACTTGCTTCTGAATCCCTGCAATGCAAAGACTGCCATACGCGCTATGATGGAAGGCTGAAAAATCTTACCGATTTTTATATGCCCGGACGCGATTACAACGCCGGCATTGAAACTTTCGGGCAATTGCTGATAATTCTTTCACTTCTTGGAGTTATCATGCATGGCTCAGTACGATTTATCACTCACAAGAGAAAAGAAGATAAAGTAAAATAG
- a CDS encoding YeeE/YedE family protein, whose amino-acid sequence METKPKPYMNPYLAGFLLGLVLLAAFFVTGRGLGASGAAKSVVIQTVATASPEYAAEHPFYAEYFREGPGPMKNWLVYLTLGVLAGAFFSGSMAGRLGFKVEKGPKISSGTRLIFATLGGLLFGLGAQFGRGCTSGAALTGMTILSTAGFVTMMAIFGSGYVFAYFFRKLWLK is encoded by the coding sequence ATGGAAACCAAACCTAAACCCTACATGAACCCTTACCTGGCTGGATTTCTGCTGGGATTGGTTCTATTGGCGGCATTCTTTGTAACCGGGCGTGGCCTGGGGGCAAGCGGCGCAGCAAAAAGCGTGGTTATTCAAACCGTGGCCACTGCTTCACCCGAATATGCTGCCGAGCATCCCTTCTATGCCGAATATTTTCGCGAAGGGCCAGGTCCAATGAAAAACTGGCTGGTTTACCTCACCCTTGGTGTTCTGGCCGGCGCATTCTTTTCTGGCTCCATGGCCGGAAGATTGGGATTTAAAGTAGAAAAAGGCCCCAAGATCAGTTCAGGAACAAGATTGATTTTTGCTACTCTTGGTGGATTGTTGTTTGGGCTAGGAGCCCAGTTCGGACGCGGATGTACAAGTGGCGCAGCACTTACAGGGATGACAATATTGTCCACCGCAGGGTTCGTAACCATGATGGCCATTTTCGGGTCAGGATATGTGTTTGCATATTTTTTCCGTAAACTTTGGCTTAAATAG
- a CDS encoding YeeE/YedE family protein, giving the protein MGPLIPQGFVNPDLNLFFAFVIGLGFGYVLEQAGFSSSRKLAGVFYGYDFVVLRVFFTAATTAMTGLLLFNYIGWIDYSMLYINPMFVWSAIIGGVIMGLGFILGGFCPGTSLTAAVIGKIDAMFFIGGMFIGIFIFGQFYDTFEAIYLGNNLGGIFVYESLGMSREWFAMILILVALLAFVITQKIEDSVNDTPRVLREARPSHMMPAMLMILAGFVLLILPSQPRSNWKETGADKILAEMASKQHFTCPDEIAFSIMQGDKYPVLLVDVRDPTEFERFTLPGAINIPLAEILQRKWETVFENPDLKIALFSFSDTHAEEAWLIARRAGYENIKVLEGGLNNFLYSVFIEEVVPERQRPDCLELHTVRFRENAKNYFQSGQAIKMEDKSPVPVIKVVEIEMPASGGC; this is encoded by the coding sequence ATGGGACCACTCATTCCTCAAGGATTCGTCAACCCTGATTTAAACCTCTTCTTCGCTTTCGTAATCGGGCTTGGGTTTGGTTATGTGCTCGAACAGGCAGGATTTTCATCATCGCGGAAACTGGCCGGTGTGTTTTATGGCTACGACTTTGTTGTGTTACGTGTGTTTTTTACCGCAGCCACTACCGCCATGACCGGCCTCTTGCTTTTTAATTACATCGGATGGATTGATTATAGCATGCTTTACATCAACCCAATGTTTGTTTGGTCTGCAATTATTGGCGGTGTGATCATGGGCCTTGGTTTTATCCTGGGCGGATTTTGTCCGGGAACCAGTCTTACAGCCGCCGTTATCGGGAAAATTGACGCCATGTTCTTTATTGGCGGTATGTTTATTGGAATTTTTATTTTCGGGCAATTTTACGACACATTCGAGGCAATTTATCTCGGTAATAACCTGGGTGGAATCTTTGTTTACGAATCATTGGGCATGAGCCGCGAATGGTTCGCAATGATACTGATCCTGGTGGCTTTGCTCGCTTTTGTGATCACGCAAAAAATTGAAGACAGTGTAAATGATACGCCCAGGGTTTTGCGTGAAGCTAGACCCTCGCATATGATGCCGGCAATGCTTATGATTTTAGCCGGTTTTGTGCTGCTTATACTGCCGTCGCAGCCACGAAGCAACTGGAAAGAAACAGGCGCTGATAAAATCCTTGCAGAAATGGCTTCAAAACAACATTTTACGTGCCCCGATGAGATTGCATTCAGCATTATGCAAGGTGATAAATATCCCGTTTTGCTTGTGGATGTAAGGGATCCTACAGAATTTGAAAGATTTACGCTTCCGGGCGCTATCAATATCCCGCTCGCCGAAATCCTGCAACGCAAGTGGGAAACTGTATTTGAAAATCCTGATCTCAAAATTGCTTTGTTTTCTTTTTCTGATACACATGCTGAAGAAGCCTGGTTAATTGCAAGACGGGCAGGTTATGAAAACATAAAAGTGCTTGAAGGCGGACTGAACAACTTTCTTTACAGTGTATTCATCGAGGAAGTAGTTCCTGAAAGACAACGGCCTGATTGCCTTGAGTTGCATACTGTGCGGTTCAGAGAAAATGCAAAGAATTACTTTCAGTCTGGCCAGGCGATCAAAATGGAAGATAAATCACCGGTTCCGGTTATTAAAGTTGTGGAAATTGAAATGCCCGCAAGTGGAGGATGTTAA
- a CDS encoding cytochrome b/b6 domain-containing protein, with translation MENTKRAYVYKGFERFWHWTQSFLIMFLALTGFEIHSSYTLFGFDSAVDLHNKAAWAFIVLIIFAIFWHITTGEWKQYLPTTKNLRAQLEYYITGIFRNAPHPTKKTVLSKLNPLQRLVYLGLKILIIPVMVVSGLLFMFYRYPQSGMIKSSNIESLEIIALLHTLGAFLLIAFLVVHLYLITTGHTVTSNLKAMITGWEELEDEAEAEVKEELV, from the coding sequence ATGGAAAACACAAAAAGAGCTTACGTTTACAAAGGTTTTGAACGCTTCTGGCACTGGACGCAATCGTTCCTGATCATGTTTCTGGCCCTCACCGGTTTCGAAATTCACAGCAGCTATACACTGTTTGGTTTTGATTCCGCTGTTGATTTGCACAACAAAGCTGCCTGGGCATTTATCGTGCTCATCATTTTTGCAATTTTCTGGCACATCACCACCGGCGAATGGAAGCAATACCTTCCAACCACAAAAAATCTGAGAGCACAGTTGGAATATTACATAACCGGAATATTCCGTAATGCGCCGCACCCAACCAAAAAAACGGTTCTGAGTAAGTTGAACCCATTGCAAAGACTGGTTTACCTGGGGCTTAAGATTTTGATAATCCCGGTGATGGTTGTTTCCGGGCTACTATTTATGTTTTATCGCTATCCACAATCGGGTATGATAAAATCTTCCAATATAGAAAGCCTTGAAATTATTGCCTTGCTGCATACTTTAGGCGCCTTTCTGCTCATTGCTTTCCTGGTTGTTCATTTGTATCTGATCACCACTGGGCATACGGTAACTTCGAACCTGAAAGCCATGATTACAGGATGGGAGGAGTTGGAAGATGAGGCTGAGGCTGAGGTAAAGGAGGAGTTGGTGTGA